In a single window of the Stigmatopora nigra isolate UIUO_SnigA chromosome 7, RoL_Snig_1.1, whole genome shotgun sequence genome:
- the mroh1 gene encoding maestro heat-like repeat-containing protein family member 1 isoform X2 yields MGETDVEQVTLALLDAANDKDVDVRAQVRKSILTLGNEHPDRVLAMCQDYLLKHPKLVVSHRVVILQTIELIVSSKLDATSYTKIKSIISLASDEMTRSKEVVPDWQQAASNILVAVGNKHINDIMEEILNKFQPGVLPHFFVVQTLANLSDSNVYGMVPFLNAILGTMLPMLSLIKHDNMKWVFSSALCHFSDSILEYLANLDKAPDPTVRQDTFSNEISAAFDILFNNWLQSRESKLRLTVAEAVGSMCHLMASEKLEEQIPKLIPAILALYKKNNEHYIISKSLCHVLDASVNMGSRVLETHLDSLIFALHQQVSTSVDYSNPPTVKNHNEVLRCFSLLANAFPDRLVMFILQKLENGNERSRFGSLAVLRHLINSSTSMMESKKLLILASIRQPMADHSNKVKKRVVQVISAMAHHGYLELDGGELLVRFIIQHCALPDTYQRGQKPADPEEVTNEALRTMCDNTLHLLTTTVARLADVLWPKLLYYLTPPQYSNATTPLCKSLIVLGHKKKENKEPTFNIDFSQEVNLPSPQTLMIKLLVNAAFPFNNRGHGAPSLSLLQILSKNIHRNIEAVWDKEIPPLLTTLEESTAESFDKKTWDENLLKLLSKTLVAVDDEAWVNHFAAEATSYLSTYNNALEEKSFLYQCIGVTLQKSFNKDFVKKQLQEILLTARHSDDVERKGVALGIGLCANSHLEGTLAKLDEFGKSDALKKSPSIFNLLKDRNDVELEKVKSTLILCYGQVAVNAPPEKILNCIDQDILRSISKHFNTKDLTMKLSLIQSVGLVAKAISECVKKQGYVFSRKQELIAVMQDFIKAEPADTLRTPVRHLVMSTCANLIPLDPPLRENECFDLLKVCVNSVFSLPPKLHTPEKTTKDDEIFDPKQKEALYKETMSSLHELLTSVLTKDPTPDGLQSVFKHIECWLTSTQDHERARAISATAHILTHYLENMVVKNVVSFHNLGALLGRLSPRCSDPHFAVRISAIDCLYILLSIQLRYEGFALDYKDEAVEALLPLKIQLENPDHSILYKTCSELTKVMSKRLPQQQMSTLVFMLFEGLDDSQTNCCRASAVILNTLLKNRGGGLQEMVPEMLEVLHVQLQSITEEQVRVAVGQTVLILASQHLQMVVDTLVNQPLPYDSWTSEMWMALGADPIVASQILEMVMEKLAVMAPYVDKKESMMRGGTTKVATPKPLAMTCGLKELLLNGQCQEPALSKFPQLFCCLIVRLAASVGVSAPRDNNTKRTAAIHVAGVATDALRILLARAQLDEVLKRLDTDKAWDAMKEQNTHNTGITLLARAMAKHAGPRLPAIVECLCPCLNNIYECQRITVTAFFSELLNHHVATELMFIDVLMNNMMERISDPCCTVRMLAVRGLGNIAVGSPEKVNKYAKELLAAMSSGMEEKDDPGKLITLEAMSGLSKVLLYLDKKNGHLLVVYIFMKIKPFLENENDEIRCASIHLMGKLSKFGSGEPVFKDQIHNVLVSLLLHLVDPNPHVVKACKYAMRVCAPLVGSEQITAMFQNHLYEDKSLHYGEFINDLTKYLIQDFPGMLNFYHISVLQFFKSNWSEVRAGAAMFIGFLLGNLTEEHYSHLNMGIITKGLVLLLQDPDPVVRVKAAEAMGHFH; encoded by the exons ATGGGTGAGACAGATGTGGAAC AGGTGACCTTGGCTCTGCTAGATGCGGCTAACGATAAAGACGTAGATGTCCGTGCTCAAGTGAGGAAGTCCATACTGACTCTGGGAAACGAGCACCCTGACAGAGTTCTTGCAATGTGTCAGGACTATCTGCTGAAACACCCTAAG TTGGTGGTGAGTCACAGAGTTGTGATTCTTCAAACCATTGAACTGATAGTTAGCAGCAAGTTAGATGCAACCAGCTACACCAAGATCAAGAGCATCATCTCCTTGGCCTCAGATGAGATGACACGATCTAAG GAAGTTGTTCCTGACTGGCAGCAGGCAGCCAGTAACATTCTAGTAGCTGTGGGCAACAAACACATCAATGACATAATGGAGGAGATACTCAACAAGTTTCAACCTGGTGTCTTGCCTCACTTTTTTGTGGTTCAGACGTTAGCCAACCTCTCTGATTCCAATG TATATGGAATGGTGCCTTTCCTAAATGCAATCCTTGGTACCATGTTGCCTATGCTTAGTCTAATCAAACATGACAACATGAAGTGGGTCTTCTCATCAG CTCTGTGCCACTTCAGTGACAGTATTTTGGAGTACCTTGCCAATCTGGACAAGGCTCCAGATCCCACTGTCAGAcaagacacattttcaaatgaaatctCTGCTGCGTTTGACATCCTCTTTAATAACTGGTTACAAAGCAGAGAATCCAAG TTGAGGCTTACAGTTGCTGAGGCAGTGGGCTCAATGTGTCATCTGATGGCCAGCGAAAAACTGGAGGAGCAGATTCCCAAGCTCATTCCTGCCATTCTTGCATTGtacaagaaaaacaatgaacaCTACATTATTAGCAAG AGTCTTTGCCATGTTCTTGATGCTTCTGTTAACATGGGAAGCAGGGTTTTGGAAACCCATCTGGATAGCCTGATCTTTGCACTGCACCAACAG GTGTCTACCTCTGTTGATTACAGTAACCCTCCCACAGTCAAGAACCACAATGAGGTTCTTCGTTGCTTCAGCCTGTTGG CAAACGCCTTCCCAGATCGACTGGTAATGTTCATTCTTCAGAAGCTAGAGAACGGCAATGAGCGGAGTAGGTTTGGTTCCTTGGCTGTCCTACGTCACCTCATCAACTCCAGCA CTTCCATGATGGAGAGTAAGAAGCTTTTGATTCTAGCCAGCATTAGGCAACCAATGGCTGACCACAGTAACAAG GTTAAAAAGCGTGTTGTCCAGGTAATCAGTGCCATGGCCCATCATGGTTACCTGGAGTTGGATGGAGGAGAGTTATTAGTGCGATTCATAATTCAACACTGTGCATTGCCGGACACATATCAG CGTGGACAGAAACCCGCAGACCCAGAAGAAGTAACAAATGAAGCACTGAGGACAATGTGCGATAACACCCTTCATCTTCTGACGACAACTGTTGCCCGTTTGGCTGAT GTGCTTTGGCCAAAGTTGCTCTATTACCTGACACCACCACAGTACAGCAATGCAACCACTCCACTGTGTAAAAGTCTGATTGTACTGGGCCATAAAAAGAAGGAGAACAAGGAACCAACTTTCAATATAGACTTTTCTCAGGAAG TCAATCTTCCCTCTCCTCAAACGCTGATGATCAAACTGCTC GTCAATGCAGCATTTCCATTTAATAACAGAGGGCATGGAGCCCCATCCCTCTCGCTCCTGCAAATTCTTTCCAAGAACATCCACCGCAACATAGAGGCTGTCTGGGATAAGGAGATTCCCCCTCTATTGACCACACTTGAAG aGTCAACAGCAGAGAGCTTTGACAAGAAAACTTGGGATGAAAATCTGctaaag CTCCTGTCTAAAACTTTGGTGGCTGTTGATGATGAAGCCTGGGTTAACCACTTTGCAGCAGAAGCAACAAGTTATTTGTCCACATATAACAATGCTTTGGAGGAAAAG AGTTTCCTGTATCAATGTATTGGAGTGACCCTCCAGAAGTCTTTCAACAAGGACTTTGTTAAAAAACAGTTGCAGGAAATCCTTCTCACAGCGAGACACAGTGACGATGTTGAAAGAAAG GGTGTGGCTCTAGGCATTGGATTGTGTGCCAACAGCCATTTAGAAGGAACTCTGGCCAAATTGGATGAGTTTGGCAAGTCAGATGCATTGAAGAAATCCCCGAGCATCTTCAACCTACTCAAA GATCGTAATGACGTTGAGCTGGAGAAggtgaaaagcacattaatctTGTGTTATGGTCAAGTGGCTGTGAATGCTCCTCCAGAAAAGATCTTGAATTGTATTGACCAAGATATTCTTCGCAGCATCAGTAAACACTTCAACACTAAG GATTTGACAATGAAACTGAGTTTGATCCAGAGTGTTGGCCTTGTTGCCAAAGCTATCAGTGAGTGTGTGAAGAAACAGGGATATGTCTTCTCCCGCAAGCAAGAGCTTATTGCTGTTATGCAG gaTTTTATAAAGGCAGAACCGGCTGATACTCTTCGGACCCCAGTGCGCCACCTGGTTATGAGCACTTGTGCCAACTTAAT TCCCCTTGACCCACCGCTGAGGGAGAATGAATGTTTTGACTTGCTGAAGGTGTGTGTGAACAGTGTGTTCTCTCTGCCACCCAAACTACACACTCcagagaaaacaacaaaagatgatgaaatatttgACCCCAAACAAAAAGAG GCTTTGTACAAAGAAACAATGTCTTCACTGCATGAATTACTGACCAGCGTACTCACCAAAGATCCCACGCCTGACGGTTTACAGAGTGTATTCAAG CACATTGAATGTTGGCTGACCTCGACACAAGACCATGAGAGAGCGAGAGCTATCTCAGCCACTGCTCACATACTGACTCACTATCTGGAAAACATGGTCGTAAAG AACGTGGTGTCCTTCCATAACCTGGGAGCTCTCCTGGGTCGACTGTCTCCACGTTGTTCAGACCCTCACTTTGCAGTCCGCATTTCTGCTATTGATTGTTTATACATTTTGCTCTCTATTCAACTACGCTACGAAG GCTTTGCCCTTGACTACAAAGATGAAGCAGTGGAAGCCTTACTGCCTCTTAAAATCCAACTAGAAAATCCTGACCATTCAATTCTTTACAAGACCTGCTCAGAACTCACCAAG GTGATGAGTAAGCGTCTGCCTCAGCAGCAAATGAGCACATTGGTGTTCATGTTGTTTGAGGGGCTGGATGACAGTCAGACAAATTGTTGTAGAGCTTCAGCTGTCATCCTGAACACGTTGCTAAAGAACAGAGGTGGTGGACTACAAGAAATG GTACCAGAGATGCTGGAGGTGCTTCACGTTCAGCTACAGAGCATCACTGAGGAGCAG GTGAGAGTGGCAGTTGGTCAGACCGTACTAATTTTGGCCTCTCAGCATCTCCAGATGGTTGTTGACACATTGGTTAATCAACCACTACCATATGACAG CTGGACCAGTGAGATGTGGATGGCTTTGGGAGCAGACCCCATAGTGGCCAGTCAAATCTTAGAGATGGTGATGGAAAAACTTGCAGTCATGGCACCCTATGTGGACAAGAAAGAGTCGATGATGAGAGGAGGAACAACCAAAGTGGCCACTCCTAAACCACTTGCT ATGACATGCGGTCTTAAGGAATTGTTATTAAACGGCCAGTGCCAGGAGCCGGCGCTAAGCAAGTTTCCTCAGCTCTTTTGTTGTCTCATCGTCCGACTTGCGGCAAGTGTCGGCGTTTCGGCACCAAGGGATAACAACACCAAACGCACTGCCGCCATCCATGTTGCAGG AGTTGCGACTGATGCACTGAGAATCTTGTTAGCAAGAGCTCAGTTAGATGAGGTGTTAAAAAGACTGGATACGGATAAAGCTTGGGATGCAATGAAGGAACAGAACACACACAACACTGGAATCACGCTACTAGCAAG GGCGATGGCAAAACACGCTGGGCCAAGGTTACCTGCTATAGTTGAGTGTTTATGCCCTTGTTTAAACAACATCTATGAATGTCAACGCATCACCGTTACAGCATTCTTCTCTGAG CTCTTGAATCATCACGTGGCTACCGAGTTGATGTTTATCGACGTTTTAATGAACAATATGATGGAAAGGATATCAGACCCTTGTTGCACCGTCCGCATGCTGGCTGTCCGGGGTCTTGGCAACATTGCTGTCGGATCACCTGAAAAG GTGAATAAATATGCCAAAGAACTACTGGCAGCTATGAGTTCTGGTATGGAAGAGAAAGATGACCCAG GCAAGCTGATCACACTAGAAGCCATGTCAGGTCTGTCCAAAGTTCTTCTCTACCTGGACAAAAAGAATGGCCACCTACTGGTTGTTTATATCTTTATGAAGATCAAGCCATTTTTAGAGAAT GAGAACGATGAAATCCGATGTGCTTCCATTCACCTCATGGGGAAACTGTCCAAATTTGGCTCTGGAGAGCCAGTGTTCAAGGACCAGATCCACAATGTCCTGGTCAGTCTGCTTTTACACCTGGTTGATCCAAACCCCCATGTGGTCAAG gctTGTAAGTATGCTATGCGTGTGTGTGCACCACTGGTGGGCTCAGAGCAGATCACGGCCATGTTTCAGAACCACCTCTATGAGGATAAGAGCTTGCATTACGGAGAGTTCATTAATGATCTCACCAAGTACCTG atcCAGGATTTTCCAGGTATGCTGAACTTCTACCATATCTCAGTCCTGCAGTTCTTCAAGAGCAATTGGTCTGAAGTCCGAGCTGGAGCTGCTATGTTTATTG GCTTTCTGCTGGGGAACCTTACGGAGGAGCATTACTCTCACCTTAATATGGGTATCATTACTAAAG GTCTTGTGTTGCTGCTCCAAGATCCCGACCCTGTTGTAAGAGTGAAAGCAGCAGAAGCCATGGGACATTTCCACTGA
- the LOC144199387 gene encoding cholecystokinin-like — MAAGMNVVIYVVVFLAAVSKVSLSLPSQSLVTHDGKTMISDSPSYNRTRQARSAGSPLSVSQTNLEHPREDAEAFNTLSQLLVKLITRKGMPYKSRSSITSRASGLTPEHRIKDRDYEGWMDFGRRSAEGLEYS; from the exons gcatgaatgttgttatctatgTGGTGGTCTTTCTGGCTGCTGTTTCCAAGGTCTCACTGAGTCTGCCCTCACAGTCCCTT GTGACTCATGATGGCAAGACCATGATATCGGACAGCCCGTCATACAACCGCACGCGCCAGGCCCGCTCTGCTGGTTCCCCCCTATCAGTGTCGCAGACCAACCTCGAGCATCCTCGGGAAGACGCAGAGGCTTTCAACACTTTAAGCCAGTTACTGGTCAAGCTCATCACCAGAAAAG GCATGCCTTACAAAAGCAGAAGCTCCATCACAAGCAGAGCCAGCGGCCTGACACCTGAGCACAGGATAAAGGACCGAGATTACGAGGGCTGGATGGACTTTGGCAGACGTAGTGCAGAAGGCTTGGAGTACTCCTAA
- the mroh1 gene encoding maestro heat-like repeat-containing protein family member 1 isoform X1 gives MGETDVEQVTLALLDAANDKDVDVRAQVRKSILTLGNEHPDRVLAMCQDYLLKHPKLVVSHRVVILQTIELIVSSKLDATSYTKIKSIISLASDEMTRSKEVVPDWQQAASNILVAVGNKHINDIMEEILNKFQPGVLPHFFVVQTLANLSDSNVYGMVPFLNAILGTMLPMLSLIKHDNMKWVFSSALCHFSDSILEYLANLDKAPDPTVRQDTFSNEISAAFDILFNNWLQSRESKLRLTVAEAVGSMCHLMASEKLEEQIPKLIPAILALYKKNNEHYIISKSLCHVLDASVNMGSRVLETHLDSLIFALHQQVSTSVDYSNPPTVKNHNEVLRCFSLLANAFPDRLVMFILQKLENGNERSRFGSLAVLRHLINSSTSMMESKKLLILASIRQPMADHSNKVKKRVVQVISAMAHHGYLELDGGELLVRFIIQHCALPDTYQRGQKPADPEEVTNEALRTMCDNTLHLLTTTVARLADVLWPKLLYYLTPPQYSNATTPLCKSLIVLGHKKKENKEPTFNIDFSQEVNLPSPQTLMIKLLVNAAFPFNNRGHGAPSLSLLQILSKNIHRNIEAVWDKEIPPLLTTLEESTAESFDKKTWDENLLKLLSKTLVAVDDEAWVNHFAAEATSYLSTYNNALEEKSFLYQCIGVTLQKSFNKDFVKKQLQEILLTARHSDDVERKGVALGIGLCANSHLEGTLAKLDEFGKSDALKKSPSIFNLLKDRNDVELEKVKSTLILCYGQVAVNAPPEKILNCIDQDILRSISKHFNTKVLGIKVETKDLTMKLSLIQSVGLVAKAISECVKKQGYVFSRKQELIAVMQDFIKAEPADTLRTPVRHLVMSTCANLIPLDPPLRENECFDLLKVCVNSVFSLPPKLHTPEKTTKDDEIFDPKQKEALYKETMSSLHELLTSVLTKDPTPDGLQSVFKHIECWLTSTQDHERARAISATAHILTHYLENMVVKNVVSFHNLGALLGRLSPRCSDPHFAVRISAIDCLYILLSIQLRYEGFALDYKDEAVEALLPLKIQLENPDHSILYKTCSELTKVMSKRLPQQQMSTLVFMLFEGLDDSQTNCCRASAVILNTLLKNRGGGLQEMVPEMLEVLHVQLQSITEEQVRVAVGQTVLILASQHLQMVVDTLVNQPLPYDSWTSEMWMALGADPIVASQILEMVMEKLAVMAPYVDKKESMMRGGTTKVATPKPLAMTCGLKELLLNGQCQEPALSKFPQLFCCLIVRLAASVGVSAPRDNNTKRTAAIHVAGVATDALRILLARAQLDEVLKRLDTDKAWDAMKEQNTHNTGITLLARAMAKHAGPRLPAIVECLCPCLNNIYECQRITVTAFFSELLNHHVATELMFIDVLMNNMMERISDPCCTVRMLAVRGLGNIAVGSPEKVNKYAKELLAAMSSGMEEKDDPGKLITLEAMSGLSKVLLYLDKKNGHLLVVYIFMKIKPFLENENDEIRCASIHLMGKLSKFGSGEPVFKDQIHNVLVSLLLHLVDPNPHVVKACKYAMRVCAPLVGSEQITAMFQNHLYEDKSLHYGEFINDLTKYLIQDFPGMLNFYHISVLQFFKSNWSEVRAGAAMFIGFLLGNLTEEHYSHLNMGIITKGLVLLLQDPDPVVRVKAAEAMGHFH, from the exons ATGGGTGAGACAGATGTGGAAC AGGTGACCTTGGCTCTGCTAGATGCGGCTAACGATAAAGACGTAGATGTCCGTGCTCAAGTGAGGAAGTCCATACTGACTCTGGGAAACGAGCACCCTGACAGAGTTCTTGCAATGTGTCAGGACTATCTGCTGAAACACCCTAAG TTGGTGGTGAGTCACAGAGTTGTGATTCTTCAAACCATTGAACTGATAGTTAGCAGCAAGTTAGATGCAACCAGCTACACCAAGATCAAGAGCATCATCTCCTTGGCCTCAGATGAGATGACACGATCTAAG GAAGTTGTTCCTGACTGGCAGCAGGCAGCCAGTAACATTCTAGTAGCTGTGGGCAACAAACACATCAATGACATAATGGAGGAGATACTCAACAAGTTTCAACCTGGTGTCTTGCCTCACTTTTTTGTGGTTCAGACGTTAGCCAACCTCTCTGATTCCAATG TATATGGAATGGTGCCTTTCCTAAATGCAATCCTTGGTACCATGTTGCCTATGCTTAGTCTAATCAAACATGACAACATGAAGTGGGTCTTCTCATCAG CTCTGTGCCACTTCAGTGACAGTATTTTGGAGTACCTTGCCAATCTGGACAAGGCTCCAGATCCCACTGTCAGAcaagacacattttcaaatgaaatctCTGCTGCGTTTGACATCCTCTTTAATAACTGGTTACAAAGCAGAGAATCCAAG TTGAGGCTTACAGTTGCTGAGGCAGTGGGCTCAATGTGTCATCTGATGGCCAGCGAAAAACTGGAGGAGCAGATTCCCAAGCTCATTCCTGCCATTCTTGCATTGtacaagaaaaacaatgaacaCTACATTATTAGCAAG AGTCTTTGCCATGTTCTTGATGCTTCTGTTAACATGGGAAGCAGGGTTTTGGAAACCCATCTGGATAGCCTGATCTTTGCACTGCACCAACAG GTGTCTACCTCTGTTGATTACAGTAACCCTCCCACAGTCAAGAACCACAATGAGGTTCTTCGTTGCTTCAGCCTGTTGG CAAACGCCTTCCCAGATCGACTGGTAATGTTCATTCTTCAGAAGCTAGAGAACGGCAATGAGCGGAGTAGGTTTGGTTCCTTGGCTGTCCTACGTCACCTCATCAACTCCAGCA CTTCCATGATGGAGAGTAAGAAGCTTTTGATTCTAGCCAGCATTAGGCAACCAATGGCTGACCACAGTAACAAG GTTAAAAAGCGTGTTGTCCAGGTAATCAGTGCCATGGCCCATCATGGTTACCTGGAGTTGGATGGAGGAGAGTTATTAGTGCGATTCATAATTCAACACTGTGCATTGCCGGACACATATCAG CGTGGACAGAAACCCGCAGACCCAGAAGAAGTAACAAATGAAGCACTGAGGACAATGTGCGATAACACCCTTCATCTTCTGACGACAACTGTTGCCCGTTTGGCTGAT GTGCTTTGGCCAAAGTTGCTCTATTACCTGACACCACCACAGTACAGCAATGCAACCACTCCACTGTGTAAAAGTCTGATTGTACTGGGCCATAAAAAGAAGGAGAACAAGGAACCAACTTTCAATATAGACTTTTCTCAGGAAG TCAATCTTCCCTCTCCTCAAACGCTGATGATCAAACTGCTC GTCAATGCAGCATTTCCATTTAATAACAGAGGGCATGGAGCCCCATCCCTCTCGCTCCTGCAAATTCTTTCCAAGAACATCCACCGCAACATAGAGGCTGTCTGGGATAAGGAGATTCCCCCTCTATTGACCACACTTGAAG aGTCAACAGCAGAGAGCTTTGACAAGAAAACTTGGGATGAAAATCTGctaaag CTCCTGTCTAAAACTTTGGTGGCTGTTGATGATGAAGCCTGGGTTAACCACTTTGCAGCAGAAGCAACAAGTTATTTGTCCACATATAACAATGCTTTGGAGGAAAAG AGTTTCCTGTATCAATGTATTGGAGTGACCCTCCAGAAGTCTTTCAACAAGGACTTTGTTAAAAAACAGTTGCAGGAAATCCTTCTCACAGCGAGACACAGTGACGATGTTGAAAGAAAG GGTGTGGCTCTAGGCATTGGATTGTGTGCCAACAGCCATTTAGAAGGAACTCTGGCCAAATTGGATGAGTTTGGCAAGTCAGATGCATTGAAGAAATCCCCGAGCATCTTCAACCTACTCAAA GATCGTAATGACGTTGAGCTGGAGAAggtgaaaagcacattaatctTGTGTTATGGTCAAGTGGCTGTGAATGCTCCTCCAGAAAAGATCTTGAATTGTATTGACCAAGATATTCTTCGCAGCATCAGTAAACACTTCAACACTAAG GTTCTGGGCATTAAAGTAGAGACTAAG GATTTGACAATGAAACTGAGTTTGATCCAGAGTGTTGGCCTTGTTGCCAAAGCTATCAGTGAGTGTGTGAAGAAACAGGGATATGTCTTCTCCCGCAAGCAAGAGCTTATTGCTGTTATGCAG gaTTTTATAAAGGCAGAACCGGCTGATACTCTTCGGACCCCAGTGCGCCACCTGGTTATGAGCACTTGTGCCAACTTAAT TCCCCTTGACCCACCGCTGAGGGAGAATGAATGTTTTGACTTGCTGAAGGTGTGTGTGAACAGTGTGTTCTCTCTGCCACCCAAACTACACACTCcagagaaaacaacaaaagatgatgaaatatttgACCCCAAACAAAAAGAG GCTTTGTACAAAGAAACAATGTCTTCACTGCATGAATTACTGACCAGCGTACTCACCAAAGATCCCACGCCTGACGGTTTACAGAGTGTATTCAAG CACATTGAATGTTGGCTGACCTCGACACAAGACCATGAGAGAGCGAGAGCTATCTCAGCCACTGCTCACATACTGACTCACTATCTGGAAAACATGGTCGTAAAG AACGTGGTGTCCTTCCATAACCTGGGAGCTCTCCTGGGTCGACTGTCTCCACGTTGTTCAGACCCTCACTTTGCAGTCCGCATTTCTGCTATTGATTGTTTATACATTTTGCTCTCTATTCAACTACGCTACGAAG GCTTTGCCCTTGACTACAAAGATGAAGCAGTGGAAGCCTTACTGCCTCTTAAAATCCAACTAGAAAATCCTGACCATTCAATTCTTTACAAGACCTGCTCAGAACTCACCAAG GTGATGAGTAAGCGTCTGCCTCAGCAGCAAATGAGCACATTGGTGTTCATGTTGTTTGAGGGGCTGGATGACAGTCAGACAAATTGTTGTAGAGCTTCAGCTGTCATCCTGAACACGTTGCTAAAGAACAGAGGTGGTGGACTACAAGAAATG GTACCAGAGATGCTGGAGGTGCTTCACGTTCAGCTACAGAGCATCACTGAGGAGCAG GTGAGAGTGGCAGTTGGTCAGACCGTACTAATTTTGGCCTCTCAGCATCTCCAGATGGTTGTTGACACATTGGTTAATCAACCACTACCATATGACAG CTGGACCAGTGAGATGTGGATGGCTTTGGGAGCAGACCCCATAGTGGCCAGTCAAATCTTAGAGATGGTGATGGAAAAACTTGCAGTCATGGCACCCTATGTGGACAAGAAAGAGTCGATGATGAGAGGAGGAACAACCAAAGTGGCCACTCCTAAACCACTTGCT ATGACATGCGGTCTTAAGGAATTGTTATTAAACGGCCAGTGCCAGGAGCCGGCGCTAAGCAAGTTTCCTCAGCTCTTTTGTTGTCTCATCGTCCGACTTGCGGCAAGTGTCGGCGTTTCGGCACCAAGGGATAACAACACCAAACGCACTGCCGCCATCCATGTTGCAGG AGTTGCGACTGATGCACTGAGAATCTTGTTAGCAAGAGCTCAGTTAGATGAGGTGTTAAAAAGACTGGATACGGATAAAGCTTGGGATGCAATGAAGGAACAGAACACACACAACACTGGAATCACGCTACTAGCAAG GGCGATGGCAAAACACGCTGGGCCAAGGTTACCTGCTATAGTTGAGTGTTTATGCCCTTGTTTAAACAACATCTATGAATGTCAACGCATCACCGTTACAGCATTCTTCTCTGAG CTCTTGAATCATCACGTGGCTACCGAGTTGATGTTTATCGACGTTTTAATGAACAATATGATGGAAAGGATATCAGACCCTTGTTGCACCGTCCGCATGCTGGCTGTCCGGGGTCTTGGCAACATTGCTGTCGGATCACCTGAAAAG GTGAATAAATATGCCAAAGAACTACTGGCAGCTATGAGTTCTGGTATGGAAGAGAAAGATGACCCAG GCAAGCTGATCACACTAGAAGCCATGTCAGGTCTGTCCAAAGTTCTTCTCTACCTGGACAAAAAGAATGGCCACCTACTGGTTGTTTATATCTTTATGAAGATCAAGCCATTTTTAGAGAAT GAGAACGATGAAATCCGATGTGCTTCCATTCACCTCATGGGGAAACTGTCCAAATTTGGCTCTGGAGAGCCAGTGTTCAAGGACCAGATCCACAATGTCCTGGTCAGTCTGCTTTTACACCTGGTTGATCCAAACCCCCATGTGGTCAAG gctTGTAAGTATGCTATGCGTGTGTGTGCACCACTGGTGGGCTCAGAGCAGATCACGGCCATGTTTCAGAACCACCTCTATGAGGATAAGAGCTTGCATTACGGAGAGTTCATTAATGATCTCACCAAGTACCTG atcCAGGATTTTCCAGGTATGCTGAACTTCTACCATATCTCAGTCCTGCAGTTCTTCAAGAGCAATTGGTCTGAAGTCCGAGCTGGAGCTGCTATGTTTATTG GCTTTCTGCTGGGGAACCTTACGGAGGAGCATTACTCTCACCTTAATATGGGTATCATTACTAAAG GTCTTGTGTTGCTGCTCCAAGATCCCGACCCTGTTGTAAGAGTGAAAGCAGCAGAAGCCATGGGACATTTCCACTGA